A genomic window from Silene latifolia isolate original U9 population chromosome Y, ASM4854445v1, whole genome shotgun sequence includes:
- the LOC141630495 gene encoding protein FAR1-RELATED SEQUENCE 5-like, whose amino-acid sequence MSTPNHNFFDLNEEYHEFNLQDEPSLEEINLNDTVHERVQTETAEIVQASDATQGGSTNLFQQTVELFDNDNSEVVNDITNPEVGMVFPGSEEFTAFIYSYAYKRGFELFIRTNEFKEEYKANGISRLSTGEKESRFFMYKRMRMMCKKGGENKHEGSNVTGCKFVVDARFPKGKTMMEITCCELEHNHEIIPENRRFMVNYRVISDYFKRRIMLNDAAGISIVKNYNSMVLECGGHENVPFNNKDVRNLINQERRTVRLGGDATALLKYFEEMKADNPDFFYAIRRNSDGRLSDFFWADARCRALFKAFPMFFHMTLHSCAIVILMKEEWFEMPFSPFVGVNHHGRSTLFAAALISRENTETFEWVFRQWLECMGKPPSIILTDQATAIGNAIKSVFGIDFPHRLCLWHIMRNAAKNLGACAGWPKIEVELRNAVHDTMDANEFEEAWRTMVQKYQIQNNPWIKESYALRRKWVPVYWKGTFCAGMSSTQRSEQQNRFLKTFVSIESGLCNFVHQFKNAILSKVNEEKQMNFECLDRPPKLSPGSILVEEVFHKLYTNTMFKEVQAEVFGLFNTNVVNIGKVGNYTRYLADEIIVDPPWRRGAKKSYEVNIDAVEVDFTCSCKLFEFKGILCKHIIRCIQLEDIKYIPDKYILDCWRKDIVRGYEHIRVGYYDPEAYARVKKSMKMNEKNDYIARLALQDDEAYAIYEAGIADLSKKLENHVGVDTISSSGTGGNSSKVWGRRRLQRKENNQRHIIKNLPPPVEGCIKDPVDKRGVGRARKPKQKTFRKRSDGSSQPTPSKRSEHQHLI is encoded by the exons AAATTAATTTGAATGACACGGTACATGAACGAGTCCAAACTGAGACGGCTGAAATTGTGCAAGCGTCCGATGCAACTCAAGGTGGGTCTACTAATTTGTTCCAACAAACAGTTGAACTATTTGATAACGATAATTCTGAAGTTGTTAATGATATTACTAATCCCGAAGTTGGAATGGTTTTTCCCGGGTCAGAAGAATTCACCGCGTTTATATATTCTTATGCATACAAACGTGGTTTCGAGCTTTTTATAAGAACTAATGAGTTCAAAGAAGAGTATAAAGCGAATGGCATAAGTCGATTATCGACTGGTGAAAAGGAATCACGTTTTTTTATGTACAAACGGATGAGAATGATGTGTAAGAAAGGTGGAGAAAACAAACATGAAGGTTCAAATGTTACCGGGTGCAAATTTGTAGTAGATGCTAGATTTCCGAAAGGAAAGACGATGATGGAAATCACGTGTTGTGAGTTAGAGCATAATCATGAGATTATTCCTGAAAATAGGCGTTTTATGGTAAATTATAGGGTTATAAGTGACTATTTCAAAAGGCGAATTATGCTCAACGATGCTGCTGGTATCTCGATTGTTAAAAACTACAATTCTATGGTACTTGAATGTGGGGGACACGAAAATGTTCCATTTAATAATAAGGATGTGAGGAATCTTATAAATCAAGAGAGACGGACAGTGAGGCTAGGCGGCGATGCTACTGCATTGTTGAAATATTTTGAAGAGATGAAAGCGGACAATCCGGATTTTTTCTATGCTATTCGGCGTAATAGTGACGGACGTTTGTCAGACTTTTTTTGGGCAGATGCTCGATGTCGGGCTTTGTTTAAAGCGTTCCCTATGTTCTTTCATATGACACTACATTCATGTGCAATAG TTATATTAATGAAGGAAGAATG GTTCGAGATGCCCTTTTCACCTTTCGTTGGCGTTAATCACCATGGTAGGTCAACTCTTTTTGCGGCTGCTTTAATATCTCGTGAAAATACAGAAACGTTTGAATGGGTATTCCGACAGTGGTTAGAATGTATGGGCAAGCCTCCTTCCATCATACTTACTGACCAAGCCACAGCGATTGGTAACGCAATTAAAAGTGTATTTGGAATCGATTTTCCTCATCGGCTTTGTCTTTGGCACATAATGAGAAATGCGGCAAAAAATTTGGGTGCATGTGCTGGTTGGCCAAAAATTGAGGTGGAATTGAGAAATGCGGTTCATGACACTATGGACGCCAATGAGTTTGAGGAGGCATGGCGTACAATGGTCCAAAAATATCAGATACAAAACAATCCTTGGATAAAAGAGTCGTATGCACTGAGACGTAAGTGGGTTCCTGTCTATTGGAAAGGTACTTTTTGTGCTGGAATGTCGTCGACACAGCGGAGTGAGCAACAAAATCGATTTCTAAAGACCTTTGTCAGCATCGAAAGCGGTTTGTGTAACTTTGTTCATCAGTTTAAGAATGCCATATTATCAAAGGTAAATGAGGAGAAGCAAATGAATTTCGAGTGCTTAGATAGACCGCCTAAGTTATCACCCGGCTCTATTCTAGTAGAAGAAGTTTTTCATAAACTTTACACAAATACAATGTTTAAGGAGGTACAAGCTGAGGTATTTGGGTTATTTAATACAAATGTGGTAAATATAGGGAAGGTCGGAAATTACACTAGGTACTTGGCCGATGAGATTATTGTTGATCCGCCATGGAGGAGAGGAGCTAAAAAATCATATGAGGTGAATATCGACGCCGTTGAGGTAGATTTTACTTGCTCGTGTAAGCTTTTTGAGTTCAAGGGTATTTTATGTAAACATATTATCCGGTGTATACAACTCGAAGATATCAAGTACATTCCCGACAAATACATTTTAGATTGTTGGCGAAAAGATATTGTAAGAGGGTACGAGCACATTCGGGTGGGTTATTACGATCCGGAAGCATATGCTAGAGTGAAAAAGTCTATGAAAATGAATGAGAAAAATGATTACATTGCTAGACTGGCTTTACAAGATGACGAGGCTTACGCCATATACGAGGCTGGAATAGCGGATTTGAGCAAAAAATTGGAGAATCACGTGGGAGTCGACACCATCAGCTCCTCCGGAACAGGGGGAAATTCGTCTAAAGTTTGGGGACGTAGGAGGTTACAAAGGAAAGAAAATAATCAAAGACATATCATTAAGAACCTACCACCTCCGGTTGAAGGATGTATAAAGGATCCGGTTGATAAAAGAGGTGTGGGGAGGGCAAGAAAACCAAAACAGAAGACTTTTAGAAAAAGAAGCGATGGATCATCGCAACCCACCCCATCGAAAAGAAGCGAGCACCAACATTTGATTTAA
- the LOC141630496 gene encoding uncharacterized protein LOC141630496, with protein MSSVLAKTLPDLTKLEKLDGHNYKRWSQKLLMFFEQLEIDYVLFSDPPAPVKEAPVTETVENTPPAKSAAKSNEEDIKKFDKDNKLVRCQLLNNMTDTLFDLFMMADGKPIMEQVHVYENLCADVVNEGMKLDDIFVANVLLEKFPPSWSDYRNHLKHKKKDLSLQELVGHMRTEEANRLKDKPVSQPVKNILLWKHTKPVAKIQKPKGPIVCYVCGKTGHKAYQCTEKKTAEANVAVTDDVIAAVVVEANRWAIFLNGS; from the exons ATGTCGTCTGTTTTAGCAAAAACCCTTCCTGATTTGACTAAACTTGAGAAATTAGACGGTCATAACTATAAGCGTTGGTCACAGAAACTGTTGATGTTTTTCGAACAACTGGAAATTGATTATGTGCTGTTTAGTGACCCGCCTGCTCCTGTTAAAGAGGCTCCTGTTACTGAGACCGTAGAGAACACCCCTCCTGCTAAATCTGCTGCTAAGTCAAATGAAGAGGATATTAAGAAATTTGATAAGGACAATAAACTTGTTAGATGCCAGCTTCTAAACAACATGACCGACACCCTTTTTGACCTATTTATG ATGGCTGACGGGAAACCCATCATGGAACAAGTTCATGTCTACGAAAACCTATGTGCTGATGTAGTGAATGAGGGTATGAAATTAGATGACATTTTCGTGGCTAATGTTCTGTTAGAAAAGTTTCCTCCCTCCTGGTCTGACTATAGGAACCACCTTAAGCATAAGAAAAAGGACCTGTCTCTCCAAGAACTAGTAGGACACatgaggaccgaagaggcaaatcgcctTAAAGACAAACCCGTTAGTCAACCCGTTAAAAACATTCTGCTTT ggaagcataccaaaccagTTGCTAAGATTCAGAAACCAAAGGGTCCCATTGTTTGCTACGTCTGTGGGAAAActggtcacaaagcctaccagTGCACTGAAAAGAAAACTGCTGAAGCTAATGTTGCTGTGACTGACGATGTCATTGCtgctgtggttgtggaagctaatcggTGGGCAATCTTCTTGAATGGGTCTTGA